GGGCGCACCAACCGGATTTTAACCACTCCTCCCCCAATGCTTAGCGTCGGATCAACCACCGGTGCGCTGAAAGGCCCGTTGAGACATGGATAGTCGCAAGATCGTTTTGCTGGTGGGCGCCCTGCTGGTCGCCGGCATCACGGCGTTCTTCGCCCGCACATTGCTCGCGGGCTCCGCCGCGCCGCAAGCCGCCGCGATGACGCAGCCGATGGCCCGGCCGGTCGACGGCCCCGAGGTGCTCGTCGCCACCCGCGCGCTGCCCGTCGGCACCATCCTCGATGCCAGCGCGCTGAAGTTCCAGCCCTGGCCCAAGGAACTGGTCGACGGCGCCTATTTCCTGAAAGCGGGCACCGACCTCAAGTCGCTGCAGGGTACCGTGGTGCGCAACGCGATCACCGCGGGCCAGCCGGTAACGCAGGGCGCGCTGGTCAAGCCGGGCGATCGCGGCTTCCTCGCCGCCGCGCTCGGGCCGGGCATGCGCGCGGTCACCGTCGCGGTGTCGGGCCAGGCGGCAGTCGCGGGCTTCGTCTTCCCGGGCGACCGCGTCGACCTGGTCCTGACGCAGTCGGTCACGGGCGGCGGCGACGGCCAGCCGCTCAAGGTATCGGAAACCATCATGCGCAACGTCCGCGTGCTCGCGACCGACCAGCGCACCGACAACAGCGTCGGCGAGGACGGCAAGACCAAGGTCAGCACC
This portion of the Sphingomonas sp. FARSPH genome encodes:
- the cpaB gene encoding Flp pilus assembly protein CpaB, whose product is MDSRKIVLLVGALLVAGITAFFARTLLAGSAAPQAAAMTQPMARPVDGPEVLVATRALPVGTILDASALKFQPWPKELVDGAYFLKAGTDLKSLQGTVVRNAITAGQPVTQGALVKPGDRGFLAAALGPGMRAVTVAVSGQAAVAGFVFPGDRVDLVLTQSVTGGGDGQPLKVSETIMRNVRVLATDQRTDNSVGEDGKTKVSTYSNVTLEATPKMAEQIAVARTVGDLSLSLRSLADNPAQLEEAIASGSVKVPANGDARAEKAMMLAVASQPQSGGSTFATGADVSRFQRSTVPGKANGAAGMTPQGVTQATVSTGMPGDASGLPMGPVVRIARGTTVTVVPVGGQRIAQQQTNASPVGATNTSVPMGGNK